In the Chiloscyllium plagiosum isolate BGI_BamShark_2017 chromosome 15, ASM401019v2, whole genome shotgun sequence genome, one interval contains:
- the LOC122557069 gene encoding regulator of cell cycle RGCC-like has protein sequence MSSSETVKSVWDEDDFDAVLNEFNSVVEDLSYSANTGVQYKEHLNQMKKLGATNAADSGIDDSESTGSSSASSLNCSIEKLNSVETTSSKAKLGDTRDLEDFIADLDQTLAEMM, from the exons ATGAGCTCGTCTGAGACAGTGAAATCCG TGTGGGATGAAGATGACTTTGATGCTGTCCTGAATGAATTCAATTCAGTCGTGGAGGACCTCTCCTACTCTGCAAACACTGGTGTTCAGTACAAGGAACACTTGAATCAAATGAAGAAGTTGGGTGCTACTAATGCTGCTGACAGTGGAATCGATGACTCGGAGA GTACAGGCTCATCTTCTGCGAGCAGTTTGAACTGTAGTATTGAAAAACTGAACTCTGTGGAAACAACTTCATCCAAAG CCAAACTTGGAGACACGAGGGATCTGGAGGATTTTATCGCGGACCTTGACCAAACTTTGGCAG AGATGATGTAA